TCTCCCCGGCAGAGATTCTGTAGCCCTCACGATGGCCTCGGCATCTGCCGCATGTCGCACCGGGCAAAAGACGGCAGAATCAGAAGGTGGGCGGCGTGCAGGCGCTGATCACCTCACAGGGTACCGGACCGATACAACGGAAGCGATGCGGCCTACGGCTTTCGAAATAATAAGCGTCGCCCGGTCCAAGCACCCGCCTCTCCTCGTCGACCGTCACCTCCAGACGCCCCGAAAGTATGATCCCACCTTCCTCACCGTCATGCACCAGCGGAACCTTGCCGGTATCGGCGCCCGGCTGGTAACATTCCTTCAGTATCTGCAGGCTGCGGCCAAAGACATTGTCGCCAACCTGCCGGAAGGATATCGGGCCCTTGCCGATTTCGACCAGCTCGTCCGCCCGGTAAAAAGCCTTGCGGCTCGTCTCGGGCTCGAAGGCGAAGAATTCGGCAAGGCCGATCGGTATGCCGTCGAGAATACGCTTCAGCGCGCCGACAGATGGATTGGAGGTATTGGATTCGATCAGCGAAATCGTCGAATTGGTGACGCCGGCACGTCTCGCCAGTTCGCGCTGGGAAATATTGTGACGCAGCCGCAAATGCCGCAAACGCCCGCCTATATCCACCGACATGCGTGAGCCCCCGTTGCCCTTGTTCGAAATATCGAAAACTCTCGCTCTCACCTATAGCATTTTCAATAGCTTCGCCACTGAGAGAAAAGGGCTTGTTCAGTCAGGAAAATAGCTTTCAATCATCGGCAACGAACAGGAGAACCACCATGGACAACCCCAGCCGATCCAATTCCACCTCGCTCGACAGCTACTGGATGCCATTTACCGCCAACCGGCAGTTCAAGGCCAATCCCCGCCTGCTGACGAGCGCCGAGGGCATGTATTACACCAGCAATGATGGTCGTCAGGTTCTCGACGGCACGGCTGGCCTTTGGTGCGTCAACGCCGGCCACGGTCGCCATCAGATCGCATCAGCCGTCAAACACCAGCTTTCGACCATGGATTATGCGCCTTCCTTCCAGATGGGCCACCCCGTCGCCTTCGAATTTGCCGAACGGCTGGCGGAAATCGCTCCTGGCCCGGAAGGCGCGAAGCTTGACCGCGTCTTCTATACCGGCTCCGGCTCGGAATCGGTCGATACGGCGCTGAAAATCGCCATCGCCTATCAGCGGGCCATCGGCCAGGGCACCCGCAGCCGCCTCATCGGCCGT
This portion of the Agrobacterium tumefaciens genome encodes:
- a CDS encoding cupin domain-containing protein, with product MSVDIGGRLRHLRLRHNISQRELARRAGVTNSTISLIESNTSNPSVGALKRILDGIPIGLAEFFAFEPETSRKAFYRADELVEIGKGPISFRQVGDNVFGRSLQILKECYQPGADTGKVPLVHDGEEGGIILSGRLEVTVDEERRVLGPGDAYYFESRRPHRFRCIGPVPCEVISACTPPTF